GAGGTCCTGAAGATTCTTTATGATTACCTGCCCGCTTTTTTTGCTGTACTGCCAGCAATCCTTCCCATCACTTACAACTGTTTCACTTCCAAGTTCCAGGCGGAATTTGTCTCCAGGAGCCAGATAAAGCTTTCCCTTCTTACTCTCCTTGCGCTCTCTTACACTCCACCAGATATGCAAATCGAACTGAGTCTCAATCGTCGCATTCTGGTTGTATTTCTTTTTAATCAGTGATTGAATTTCCGGCTCAGCAGGAAACACCTCAAAAAAGGCTGAAATCACAAGAAGCAAAGCCGCAGTTTTTTTAAACATGATATTTCTGTCCTTTTTTACCGGATGGGCTGCACCCGCCCGGACCGATGCCATTACCGATGAGTTTCAAGATACAATTCCAGCTCATCGGGTTTCACTAAAACCTCTCTGGCTTTGCTCCCGTCCTGGGGACCTACAAACCCGGCCCGCTCCAACTCATCCATCAGACGCCCGGCACGGGCATAACCGATCTTCATGCGGCGCTGAAGCAGTGATGTTGACCCCTGTCCAATGCTCACGATAGTCCTGGCC
This portion of the Fibrobacter sp. genome encodes:
- a CDS encoding outer membrane lipoprotein carrier protein LolA; translation: MFKKTAALLLVISAFFEVFPAEPEIQSLIKKKYNQNATIETQFDLHIWWSVRERKESKKGKLYLAPGDKFRLELGSETVVSDGKDCWQYSKKSGQVIIKNLQDLDLSYHPSKLLSSWLNDYSFTHKGTDGSATILFWKADSLSGNSSWDTIEVHASNKTGVVNELKLTDRNGNIHTYKFNKTSFNSKIPGEVFKFEVPGDAQVLDSRK